In Aegilops tauschii subsp. strangulata cultivar AL8/78 chromosome 3, Aet v6.0, whole genome shotgun sequence, one genomic interval encodes:
- the LOC109777746 gene encoding triose phosphate/phosphate translocator, chloroplastic, with amino-acid sequence MPALGTLSAGGAAAGVAGLLRLRRGPALASPLPAAARAGAVHDGAQLVWGRQLRPALVLPAGLLPLQASKRLTLRPPAASAEPAGEAKSPGLLEKYPAITTGFFFFMWYFLNVIFNILNKKIYNYFPYPYFVSVIHLLVGVVYCLLSWAVGLPKRAPINATLLKLLFPVALCHALGHVTSNVSFATVAVSFAHTIKALEPFFNAAATQFVLGQTVPLSLWLSLAPVVLGVSMASLTELSFSWKGFINAMISNISFTYRSIYSKKAMTDMDSTNVYAYISIIALVVCIPPALIIEGPQLMQYGLNDAIAKVGMTKFVSDLFLVGLFYHLYNQIATNTLERVAPLTHAVGNVLKRVFVIGFSIIIFGNKITTQTGIGTCIAIAGVALYSYIKAKIEEEKRAKAA; translated from the exons ATGCCGGCCCTCGGGACGCTCTCCGCaggcggcgccgccgccggcgtcgccggcctgctccgcctccgccgcggcCCCGCCCTCGCCTCGCCCCTGCCGGCCGCCGCCCGAGCCGGCGCGGTGCACGACGGCGCCCAGCTCGTCTGGGGCCGCCAGCTCCGCCCGGCCCTCGtcctccccgccggcctgctcCCGCTCCAGGCCTCCAAGAGGCTCACGCTCCGCccgcccgccgcctccgccgAGCCCGCCGG GGAGGCCAAGTCGCCAGGGTTGCTGGAGAAGTACCCGGCAATCACCAccggcttcttcttcttcatgtG GTACTTCCTGAACGTGATATTCAACATCCTCAACAAGAAGATCTACAACTACTTCCCCTACCCATA CTTTGTTTCGGTGATCCATCTACTTGTGGGAGTTGTGTACTGCCTCCTCAGCTGGGCCGTTGGTCTCCCGAAGCGTGCG CCTATCAATGCAACGCTCCTGAAGCTGCTCTTTCCGGTGGCATTGTGCCATGCTCTTGGTCATGTCACAAGCAACGTGTCCTTTGCTACTGTTGCAGTCTCGTTTGCCCACACTATTAAAG CTTTGGAGCCCTTCTTCAATGCAGCTGCTACCCAGTTTGTCCTTGGACAGACAGTTCCCTTGTCTCTGTGGTTGTCTCTTGCCCCTGTTGTGCTTG GTGTTTCAATGGCATCCCTCACTGAACTGTCGTTTAGCTGGAAGGGTTTCATCAATGCTATGATCTCTAACATCTCGTTCACTTACCGGAGTATTTATTCCAAGAAAGCCATG ACTGATATGGATAGCACCAACGTGTATGCTTACATCTCAATAATTGCTCTAGTTGTCTGCATACCACCTGCACTTATT ATTGAAGGACCACAACTAATGCAGTATGGATTAAACGATGCAATTGCAAAAGTAGGAATGACAAAATTTGTATCAGATCTTTTCCTGGTGGGATTGTTCTACCATCTCTATAATCAG ATTGCTACAAACACTTTGGAGCGGGTGGCCCCTCTAACACATGCTGTTGGCAATGTGTTGAAAAGGGTTTTCGTCATTGGTTTCTCGATCATCATTTTTG GCAACAAAATTACCACACAGACTGGAATCGGAACTTGCATTGCAATAGCTGGTGTTGCCCTGTACTCGTACATCAAAGCTAAAATCGAGGAGGAAAAAAGG GCGAAGGCCGCGTGA